The DNA region aattaggTTCGAAAAATGGGattggacaaaaaaattaaacccatttaaaatatggattGAGTTCGACTTGAAGATTCAAGGCCCGAGACCAGCCCAAcccttttttaagtttataatacttaaTATTATGTTCTTTCTATATATCATGTAATTTagaatatattaaaagaaataaacgtatactaaatatataatattactctaatataagcattaaaataatgttaatatgattatataaaaaaatttaataaataaaaaatattaaatatcaaaataagataatataattgttttgaaaaaaaattgaaaataatatggGTGGGCTTGAAATGGGGTTAGGTGTAACATCCGTGATATTTTTCAAGAAGTGAATAATGTCAATTTGAGTTGAcacatgttcaaaattttaagaaaagaCAGAAATAGAAATATTAATATTAGTGAAGAGGATAATTAGATATTATTGGAAATTAGAAAGACTTTTGaatttagagaaattaaattaCGGAATGGACTAAACTATAATAGTGTGAGAAGTATTAGGCTATAGTATAAAACCTAAGAGTAAGATatgatgaaattaaatggttGAGAAAAAAGTAAGGTTTTGGAGTGTAAATTGACCATGAAGTACATGGTGATGTGATGGTAATGATAtgattagatttttattttaatttaaatagtaTAGAAAAAAAGAGATAGAGATGATGGCTATTTTCATTGGAAAGTTGTAGAaggaggaagaaaaaaaaagagagaggagagATCATCATCCACCCAAGGCTTCTTCCTCATATCTCTCACTCTTTATTTTGTATTACTCTATACTCGGTTTGGAGTGTGGGGTGCTATACTcccctatttcaatttagttaaTACATTTGTTAGGTACATTACACGATTCATAATTAATACAGTTATTATTAAAACATAGTTATCCAATTTACCTAACACCTTCATTAATACAATCCGTACAAATAAAATAGTGTGAGACAAATAATATTTAACACCGTTATTAATTGAATTCATAAATCTAAGAATTTATTTCAAcgataaaactttaatttaatgtacaacGATTTCATCAAATAACTTTAACCTATTGAATATTTGCTTAGTATTGAAGTTGTATTCTGACCACTTAATCACAACTACAACTAAGACATTGAGACTACGACTCTAGGTCACCCTGCTGTATGCATATTACCGCAAGGAAGAAAATTGCCTGAGCATGGTAGACTTTGGCTTGGTCCCTCCTTTTTTGAAAATGAATAtaggtttccaaaaataaaaatgaaaatgaaaacttgcaatcctatacagaattacttaaaaaataatgaaaaaatgagtttatgtttttggactattttgaagcccgaaaatgaaaacAAACCATTCGCTCATGGTAagcatgttgagttgtgacatattgaacgaattttctcgaaattttatcgGAGGTTAAATTGTTAAACTTTTACCGTggggtaaaatcatcaaatttttattagaGTAAAATTgggattaaaaatttatttaatatgtaaatattaaagtttattttggaaaataaaaaactGAATCATGTTGGATCACATTATAGAGTACTGAGTCAAAAAGCTCAAAAAGTacttataattggacccaatatgaGAGAGACCCAAAACCCCTCATTTAACATGAAGGGGGCGGCAACCCTAATAGAAATATAAGGGTAAGTCATTCACCTCcctcctactctaagtaggatgttTTTTCTATTTAAAGAAACATCTACAACTCTATAATggttctaccttctctttctATAAATAGGTGACATCGGTAGCTACTAACACAACTTTTGAGAAATTGTTATTCtgttgaaaaataaagagaatttattcttaacttataaatatgttttccagaataacaattttatcaatttatattAAAGAAgggagaattttcgttttcacctcaaaaggaaaactttttctaattctgtgttttgattcaattggttcgagtcTACACTTGAAGCAGTTTGTGGTACAAGAATAACGGAGAATATTGTTTGGTTGAAAggcaaaaaaaatcaaagatccGCTTATCCAAAAACACAAATATGAATTCGATTaaagtttattgttataaatatcacaaatcgggtcaaatttcaaaattttaatttttcactgtgtaagaaaatcgttttcaaacCGAATTTTTTCCAACATTCTTCTCACATATATAAATAACCCTTCACACACAAGTCTCGTATAACCATCCAccattaataattttatctccCATTAAAGTATAAACCTGTTCCAACCcaaccttttaaaaattattaaactaactcagcccaaaataaaacaaatgagtaaatactaaagaaaaaataaagcaaCCATTTATCGAGTTTTTCATTTCCACCTTTTCAAAgctacttgaaaaaaaaaattcaaatatatgttGTTTCccaataaactaaataaataatattttaattaaaaatcgaTGGTTTGATGGATTTAATTATCTAAAAACATTGGTTAATGTCACAATTAATAAAAAGCACCAACAAatgaaaaaagttataaaaattgagAGTCCAATTCTGAGATAACAAGAAAagtctcttaattttttttttgaaatactttaatcttttataattttaaaactacttgcttatgaatctaaataaatatgttataaaattgtatatttattttcctATATTTAGGGTGAGTTTAGATCGGCAGTGTGTTTACCTGTGGTTAGTGAAAAAATAGCGATGAtgatgagattagatactataacaATACTGTAACATGAGACAAAAAGTAGGTTAAACGTACCACACCATCCAATttcccatccaaactcaccctcaattatgtatttgaatttttaatgatttttttttctaatatagaTCATTACATTGACATTTTGACGAATTGATCTAATGATCATTAGCAATCACGTCAACACAATAATGATTGTTAAATACGACtcttattttcagtcaaatttaagaaataatcttctaattattaaactctgtttatttgtttcaattaaactctgattagtttagattattttgttattatttgacctatgaatttagcctataagtAGGCTCTTTTATAATCTTAGAaaaaacacccattagagattagaactcataacatatttagagaattttatgttttacgttttgagggttctttgtttttgaattttcggggtttagtttttatcttcgtcttttgtactcttcgttcttttgctattatagtaaaattatctttgcctgtgattttttatcctctttggagaaaattttccacgttaaatttgtgagtttaatttctcaatttcttctgctatttttacttgttcgttgcatAATCGGTTCGATTTCTAACAATGATCAACAATGAAAATTATTAGTCAAATGATATAATTGATGTGTTTTtaatatcttaatttttttttaaattttaggagATTCTTACAacttttaagtaaaaaattagtaatttaaaagaattgaaattctCTACAAATTATatgacaaaaacaaaaaaaccaaaaatcatgAATGAATTGAGGTGAGTagccaacaaccatccactaaataaaaaataaaaaattaatttgatcaaATAATACGATAAAAGTAATGATGTGTTGCAGATCTCTACATACACATATATTTGTAAAAACTCACCATTTTATTCATAAAAGGACTTAGAAGCATCAAATTGttttctttataaaaataaaaactaaataataattatttttattttctaaatgatAATAACAATTCTCACCCAAGTTTCACTCAATGACAAAAGAAGAAAGTAACACATACTCCAATCTTTGATTTCAATTGGTGGGTGCCGTAGCTTTCAAGACCCTGGCCCCAAGCTTCAACGCAAATTCCACAAGCTTGTCGACTGCGGGTGAAACGTCCTTCACCGCCTCATGGGCGGAGAAGAAATCCGCCCACTGCACCAACCTGGGCGTTTTGGCTTCGGAAATCAGCTTCATCTCACTCAATTTCTCGATCACTTCAATCCACGCCAACAAGCTACCGAACACTATGTCCACGAACCCAATATTTTCCCCACCAAAGAAAGCTCTCCCTTTGCTCAATTTCACAAAGGCTTCCTCCAACAGCAGTATCCCTTCTGAGACTTCGGCCATTGCTGCCCTTTTATCTTCCTCCGTAGTACCAAACAACACTCTTCTTAAGGCAGTGGAAAACTACATCACAtgcaaaaaaacataaagaaacgtCATGTTTATCGCGGAATGTAATGAAATGTTATTAAAACAGTCGTTTATTACGAACCTTATCTTCGACATAGGCCGCCCAAAATCGGGACTGGGCGCGTTCATAGGCATCAGAAGGGAGGATGGAAGAAGCAGAGGTGGTCCAAACCTCGTCGATGTACTCAACGATGATTAGAGACTCACAGATGGGATTATGACCATGGATGAGGACTGGGACTTTCTTATAAACAGGGTTAGATTTGAGAAGAAGGTCGCTTTTGGATTCCGGCAAATTTTCCTCATGGTACTCGTAGTTGACAGATTTGAGGCGAAGTGCAATCTTCACCCTCAGCACGAATGGGCTTGCCCAGGTGCCCAATAGCATCACGTTACTCTCAGCCATATCTTCTTTCTTCTCTGAACCACAAATAAATCTGCACTAGTCTTTAAGTTTATATGGTGCAGTGCTGGGTCTCACACCGATATGAATGAGACTTGTCGGAGATATTGCCCTATTGGTGACGGCTATTGGTCAGATTTGGGGCTCACGCAAGATGTGATCCAGAGATGcccttttttcttgtttttaactttaaaactaacgTATTATCAAACGTCGATATATACGAGACTtcctaaataataaaataatcataaaaactttttttatatattcttataaaagaattatttgtttattttttcttcgATTAACTCTTTAACTCGATTGATAAGAGTATTGCTATCAATACATGAGAAAGTGAGTTTGAATAAGTTAGAAAtatattatccttttatttatgggTTAGAAGGAGTTATGAGTAATATTAGACattctgtaaaaaaaatattagaacttataataagattattaaaaaataaattaaaattattattttttaaatgtaaataattttatatatatttatttttaattaatatattttaaaaaaattttaaattctccAATGCTCAATGATTTCAACATATCCCTAAATTTCAAAGGAAaaaatttattgcattcaaaGCTTATACTATATTTTAGGTAAAACATTAAGAATAAATGAGACCTTCCTTTTTTTAACTCGCGGCCATACCTGTCTTTTCCCCTACATTATTAACAAaaaggtaaactataaaaatgtatgaaagattaaaatcatttgaaagaaaataaatattgaaaccttgaatttattcattaaatctgttggaaaaaataaattgaaaaaaagagcAAAAGGTTAATGGCAtaaaaaggctcaaaaatacaattaagactattttgacaaaacatgtaaatgtcagtggccaaatttgtcattcaaaaaaaagttcattaaaaaatattaatctaTTTTGAATGAACTTTTTCTTGCTTAATAGTTAAAATATGcctataatttttgtattttttaaaaattaaaaatttaatttatgtacTTGTGTCATGAGATTAGAACTTAAATATAGTAAATCTCACGGTCTTAGACAATTTTTACTTCATATTTGCTTAAGTCAGTTTAATTCTTGAAAAGTAAGAATTCTCCTGAGGCACAAAAAATAAGCGGAAGTAACTCAAAGCAAAGGAGCAAGAAAAAAACTTGGAAAGCTACAACAAAGCAATGctcaccaagtgtttgagtaaatactctcaaATATATTCTTTTAACTCAAGAATGAAATTCAATGGGATGATTATAAATGAGGCGAATACCTCTATTTACAGTTGAGCTTTCCTAGCTCCAACAATACGAATTGAATTATATCAATAACTAAGATTAGTGTCTATCTATAATATGAGAGTATATTTAAACTCTACACATTTTTATCCCTAGAGTGTTTCTCCATATGTTCCACGAAGGGATAATTTAAGTGAATCAAATAAACCTCATTTGGCACTTGTATGGGACATTCGTCACGGGCTTTAATCACAGTACAAATTGAACGTGATGTTTTGTGTGCATTCGTCACGAACTTTAATCCGCAACCCGTGACACTTATATTTCTaagaatttaatccctatacttttttagatttttaaattcaggcacaattgttaatattgtttttattttttaagttgaattcagattaattattaatgggtaattttattttattttaaaatgtcataacaacaaatttaataaaaaaaatgatgatgattaaacttaaattttgaaatttaaaaagtaaaatgactaaattcttaaaaatacaaatacaagaaataaatttctaattttcaaaaagtaTAAGATGTAGAGGCACATTTTAACCCTAAATAGTTATCTTCAAAATTGAAGATGGGATCTTCTTTGTATCTTGATTattatgtaaattaataaatCTGGAGAAATGTAGACAAAATGGCTGGTATAATAAAGGAATTAACTACTCACTTTATCTATATTTTTAAACACCATATATAGTTATTATATACAGGTTTACCAAAATTTGTTTTTGTGTTGTTCTATTCTCAAGTTCCAACTGAAAAAACTGTCATCTCATGTTGCAGCATTGGGGCTTTCctacatttattaatttatccCACATGCATAACATTTGTCTTGGAGATTGGTAATGGGCAgtgtagtaatcctccacgcaTCCGAACTGGCAAAATTTCAAGCTGTGCTCGTACTCCACCGGTTTCGAGCTGTTGAATTTTTCCACCCACATTCCCATGCTCACATCTTCCATCTTGAATAGCTGCAACAATGGTGGTTCAATCAAACAATTATCAATTCTACTGCTATTTAATAACAATGGCCGAGACGGAGTCACTTACCCGCAACTTGTGTTTCTCGAACTCGGCTACAATAAACTGTGAAATGTCGGATGAAATTATGTACCCTGGACCGTTCGCGTAGGGTGGGTAGTCTTCTTCTGGCCATTCCTGGAATAGACACAAATGTAGTACATGATGATAAGTAGGATGTGCACATGATGGCATGCTATGCACCAAACAAAAGGGAAAACCATTAGTTGGCTGAAGGCTATGTAACTTAGACTCGGGTGTGATTGTCAAATCTAGGAAAGTGCCCAACATGCATAtgtatactttttcttttttttttcttttttataattttttcatgtatttagagAGGAGTTCTTGATTCCAGCTAAACCTTTAAATTCCAAATCAGTTTATTGTTGATCAAAAGAAACCTTCCATGCTAATCAATTTACAATAAGTATTATTGGATAACATGAAAGTAAATCCCCGGGATTTGCTAAGTACAGAACAGAAAACACATACCTCATATGTTACTGCCCATTTACCATCACGGAGGGGTTTGTGGTAATAATTCATATTTCCAATATACATGCTTTTATCTCCATACTTCTGTGCTTCCTTAATCACAGAGTCCACCCGGACAAATGTATCATCATCACACTTCATAATATATTTCGCTGCCATTGTGCGGACCTGTCACCAAAAACATACAAGTACATGGGATTCTAGAGTCTACAACTACAGAATAATATATTGCAATAGTTTTCTATATGCACTATATCTTAAGTAATCAAACTCAAGTGTCAGATAAGGATGTGCCTAACATGGGTATgatcaattttttttccaaatatttGGAGGATTATACCAGagcttttctaaaaaaattaagagCCTAACTAATATAGACTACATCAGTTAACAGTACTTcattttaataagattaaaataggCAATGTCGGATCATTTAAGCGCTCACCCCATATTCAGATATGGCAACTGTCTTCAGAACAACTAGGTCGTAGTTATCCATGTAGGGAACTATAACAATATCACCAAAATAATCGGCTTCCTTTTTCAGCTCGACATTTACTTCCTTTCTTCCACTCTGAAAAAAGAAAGTTAGTAAATATATCTAGCAAGGGGAATTTCCAAGGAAAAGAACCTGTTCTTCCTTTATGTACACTTACCAGTGCTACAAAAAAGCGAGCAACAACATTGGAAGACTTGATTAACTTATGCTGCATCCAGGACTTCCTCGCAGCCATCCTCTCAGCAAAATGATTGCCAGCAGAAAGGATGCCTATAAAAAGCTCTACATTTCCGTTGGGAAGTGGTGGCGCCTTCCATTTGCTCAATCTCTCAAGATGCTTTTGTGGATCAAAACTCGGGTGTGAATTTGGCAAGGAAGCAGCAAATACAGAGTGCACATCAAGGTCACCCTTTAGAGATAACCCAGTAGCATCCTCGAGCACAAATCCCTGTAAACACCATCAGAAAACTTACAAGGCGTTCCATATTTTCATCAATTCATTAAGCCAAGAACAAGATTTTCTCACGGTTCGATATGGAAATGAGGTGATGTGTCGGCCATCGACATTGACATGATAGCCCTCCAATCCAGCCCTTAATGTTAGAACAAACAACTTCCCCTCCGCAAAAGGGTACTGCCAATCTAGTGTCACCTTCTTCTTCCTCCCTATCAATCTGTTCAACCACCATGTAGTCTTCGATTCTTCCGAGCCATTGTCATCATCTCGGATCCATTTCTCACATTTAACTTCACCGTCAACTACCCAAAGAAAGAACTAAAACAATCAGCAAATCAGTAAAAAAAAAGTCTGatataattatcttttaaaacacccCCTTCCCCACAAGATCATAAAGCAACACCATAACTACCTACAATTATTAATTACAGTTTCAACCTTTTATCAACCTACATTCTCCCTATACTTCGCATTgagtaaaataaactaaaaaaagtataaaaatgataACCTGTTTCTTCATCAGCTCTAGACTTCCAGCCTTCACACCTCAGCGCCGATCCCCACTGCATCCTATAACAAGTATTCTGTTCGATCACGGGCTTCCCGCTCCAATCCCCTTTCAACCTCGGATTGAAATGAAGAATCCGCGGCGGATCCTCGCCGTCCACCGTCTTCAACCCTTGCAGTTCCATCATGAACTGCGTGACCATCACAGACTCATCCCCTTCTCTCAAGACCGCAATTTTCGGGTCATTTTCTGCATGCGCCCAATGCGGCATCCCCACCACCGTAATATGGGATCCTAATGTTAACCCGCAAGGAAGGACCAAGATCCTCCCCTGCTTCACGAACTCCGGCCCGGATAAGGAAATTGAATCCGGGCATGATTCGgtttggtttttgtttttgttttggctTTGGCTTTGTTGTTTAGGTTCTGAATCAGATTTCTGTAGACCCGATTGTAGGTCGTCCCAGAGTTTCTTGCCGACAACGAAGGCGTGTCGTGCGGTTTTGTGTAGCACCGACAACTCGTCTTTAGAACCGATGTTGTCAAAAGAGCTGTCATTGAACAGGAGACCCGACACTCCCTTGAACTCCCGCACGTTCCCCTCCGGTGATCGGCTTCCAGGATTATGGACAAGGTCCGGGTCGTTGTCCGGGCGAGCTGGCGCAGTTTTATAACTAAAGTCCTCTTCGCTCTCGAGAATCAAAGGCCTGGGCAATGTGTCAGTAAAGAACCCACCGGAATCGGCTTTAAAAACCAGCGGGATTTCAAAACTGACAAACAAAAGGTAGAGAAACAAAACCCCGATCAAGAACTGAAGCAGCCTGA from Gossypium hirsutum isolate 1008001.06 chromosome A04, Gossypium_hirsutum_v2.1, whole genome shotgun sequence includes:
- the LOC107948964 gene encoding glutathione S-transferase U16, with translation MAESNVMLLGTWASPFVLRVKIALRLKSVNYEYHEENLPESKSDLLLKSNPVYKKVPVLIHGHNPICESLIIVEYIDEVWTTSASSILPSDAYERAQSRFWAAYVEDKFSTALRRVLFGTTEEDKRAAMAEVSEGILLLEEAFVKLSKGRAFFGGENIGFVDIVFGSLLAWIEVIEKLSEMKLISEAKTPRLVQWADFFSAHEAVKDVSPAVDKLVEFALKLGARVLKATAPTN
- the LOC121228180 gene encoding hydroxyproline O-galactosyltransferase GALT4 → MKRSKFESLMSPSRLRLLQFLIGVLFLYLLFVSFEIPLVFKADSGGFFTDTLPRPLILESEEDFSYKTAPARPDNDPDLVHNPGSRSPEGNVREFKGVSGLLFNDSSFDNIGSKDELSVLHKTARHAFVVGKKLWDDLQSGLQKSDSEPKQQSQSQNKNKNQTESCPDSISLSGPEFVKQGRILVLPCGLTLGSHITVVGMPHWAHAENDPKIAVLREGDESVMVTQFMMELQGLKTVDGEDPPRILHFNPRLKGDWSGKPVIEQNTCYRMQWGSALRCEGWKSRADEETVDGEVKCEKWIRDDDNGSEESKTTWWLNRLIGRKKKVTLDWQYPFAEGKLFVLTLRAGLEGYHVNVDGRHITSFPYRTGFVLEDATGLSLKGDLDVHSVFAASLPNSHPSFDPQKHLERLSKWKAPPLPNGNVELFIGILSAGNHFAERMAARKSWMQHKLIKSSNVVARFFVALSGRKEVNVELKKEADYFGDIVIVPYMDNYDLVVLKTVAISEYGVRTMAAKYIMKCDDDTFVRVDSVIKEAQKYGDKSMYIGNMNYYHKPLRDGKWAVTYEEWPEEDYPPYANGPGYIISSDISQFIVAEFEKHKLRLFKMEDVSMGMWVEKFNSSKPVEYEHSLKFCQFGCVEDYYTAHYQSPRQMLCMWDKLINVGKPQCCNMR